In Apium graveolens cultivar Ventura chromosome 10, ASM990537v1, whole genome shotgun sequence, the following are encoded in one genomic region:
- the LOC141689103 gene encoding putative zinc metalloprotease EGY2, chloroplastic — protein sequence MNFSAATFRGNSIPFSCCTSCSTIRRFHPSVSSRFKHSSNQHIFSSKLVFLSNREVLCKGAETQTGSDDNEDKGKEEHKEGELPETSSTDSEFDPQSNSANQENEQPVVSESTNNLNDVIMSLDKLYKISNSGEGTNAEGGTEDKEQPVVNQNLADSSGADIKPEGGIEGADVVEVTSGSPLPGVKPQLLDERITIPKETIDMLRDQVFGFDTFFVTGQEPYEGGVLFKGNLRGEAAKSYEKMAKRLKDRFDDQFKLFLLINPEDDKPVAVVVPRKTLQPDTTAVPEWFAAAAFGLVTVFTLLLRNVPALQSNLLSIFDNLETLENGLPGALVTALVLGAHEIGHIIVANSSGVKLGVPYFVPSWQIGSFGAITRIMNIVPKRQDLLKVAAAGPLAGFSLGLGLLLVGFFLPPSDGIGVIVDASVFHESLFVGGLAKLLLGDVLKEGGQISLNPLLVWAWAGLLINAINSIPAGELDGGRIAFSIWGRKASARFTGASIVLLGLSSLFSDVAFYWVALIFFLQRGPIAPLSEEITDPDNNYVALGVTVLLLGLLVCLPYPFPFSSEAITSFQ from the exons ATGAATTTTTCAGCTGCCACTTTTCGAGGCAACTCCATTCCATTTTCATGTTGCACTTCTTGCTCTACAATCCGTCGCTTTCATCCTTCCGTGTCTTCGCGCTTTAAGCACTCCAGCAATCAGCACATTTTCAG TTCGAAACTAGTGTTTTTGAGCAATCGTGAGGTTTTATGCAAGGGGGCTGAGACACAAACTGGCTCTGATGACAATGAGGATAAG GGAAAGGAAGAGCATAAAGAAGGGGAATTGCCGGAGACGAGTTCAACAGATTCGGAATTTGATCCCCAGTCTAATTCTGCTAATCAA GAAAATGAACAGCCCGTTGTTTCAGAGAGCACTAATAATCTGAATGATGTTATCATGAGCCTTGATAAACTGTACAAAATTAGTAATAGCGGTGAAGGGACTAATGCGGAAGGAGGCACTGAG GACAAGGAACAACCCGTTGTTAATCAAAACCTAGCTGATAGTAGTGGTGCAGACATTAAGCCAGAAGGAGGCATTGAG GGTGCAGATGTTGTAGAAGTCACAAGTGGATCTCCTCTTCCAGGCGTAAAG CCACAGCTACTAGATGAACGCATAACGATCCCCAAGGAGACAATTGACATGCTTAGGGACCAAGTATTTGGATTTGACACCTTTTTTGTGACTGGACAGGAGCCATACGAG GGTGGAGTATTGTTTAAAGGAAACTTACGAGGGGAGGCTGCTAAGAGTTATGAAAAGATGGCAAAGAGGTTGAAG GACAGATTTGACGATCAATTTAAGCTTTTCCTACTAATCAACCCCGAAGATGATAAACCTGTTGCAGTTGTGGTTCCTAGAAAGACCTTGCAGCCAGACACAACTG CCGTCCCAGAGTGGTTTGCAGCAGCTGCATTTGGATTAGTTACAGTATTCACATTACTTCTACGTAATGTGCCTGCTCTGCAGTCAAACTTATT ATCAATTTTCGACAATTTAGAGACATTGGAAAATGGTCTTCCTGGAGCCCTTGTAACTGCACTTGTACTTGGTGCACATGAAATCGGCCACATTATAGTTGCAAACAGTTCAGGAGTAAAACTTGGCGTGCCCTATTTTGTTCCGAGCTGGCAG ATAGGCTCTTTTGGTGCTATAACAAGAATCATGAATATTGTACCAAAACGTCAAGATCTTCTGAAGGTTGCAGCAGCAGGACCTTTAGCAGGATTCTCCTTGGGCCTTGGTCTTTTGCTTGTGGGTTTTTTCTTGCCACCCTCTGATGGTATTGGTGTTATTGTTGATGCTTCCGTATTTCATGAATCACTCTTTGTCGGGGGATTAG CAAAACTGCTTCTTGGGGATGTTCTCAAGGAAGGTGGTCAGATATCTCTCAACCCCCTTCTTGTGTGGGCTTGGGCTGGACTTCTAATCAATGCAATAAACAGCATCCCCGCAGGGGAGCTAGATGGGGGAAGAATTGCATTTTCCATATGGGGAAGAAAG GCATCAGCTCGCTTTACAGGTGCTTCTATCGTGCTCCTCGGGCTATCCTCATTGTTTAGCGATGTAGCCTTCTATTGGGTAGCTTTGATTTTCTTCTTGCAGAGGGGCCCAATAGCTCCACTCTCGGAGGAAATTACAGATCCAGACAATAATTATGTAGCACTGGGAGTCACAGTTTTGCTATTAGGTTTGCTGGTATGCTTGCCATACCCTTTCCCTTTCTCTAGTGAGGCTATTACAAGTTTTCAGTGA
- the LOC141691313 gene encoding uncharacterized protein LOC141691313, with protein MLADTKAYVKKYDRYQRHDPIVRQPPERLTSIITLIPFIIWGMDIFNPFYMASGQRKFIVIAIDYFTKWIEAKTLAKITPSNGIQFANRIILDGQKKRVKRSRNTWADELLPILWAHRTTCKVTTEGTPFMSAYGAEALVPLEIAHGSPRVEAYQPETNEEGMRLVLDLIDEVGDEANARNAEHQYIASLYYNRRVKERFFQQRDLVLKNIEAS; from the exons ATGTTAGCCGATACAAAGGCTTATGTAAAGAAATACGACAGATACCAGAGGCATGACCCGATAGTACGACAGCCCCCGGAGAGGCTTACATCCATCATCACACTCATCCCGTTTATaatatggggaatggatatattTAATCCATTTTATATGGCATCGGGACAGAGGAAGTTCATTGTAATAGCCATAGACTACTTCacaaagtggattgaggctaagACACTAGCCAAGATAACACCAA GTAATGGGATACAATTTGCTAACCGAATCATTCTTGATGGACAGAAGAAAAGGGTCAAACGCTCGAGGAACACTTGGGCGGATGAGTTACTGCCTATACTTTGGGCACATCGAACCACATGTAAAGTGACAACTGAAGGTACACCTTTCATGTCGGCTTACGGAGCCGAAGCTTTGGTTCCCCTAGAAATCGCCCATGGATCGCCTAGGGTCGAAGCTTATCAACCAGAAACCAatgaagaaggcatgaggctcgTTCTCGATCTCATTGACGAGGTCGGAGATGAGGCCAACGCCCGCAATGCAGAGCATCAATACATAGCCTCCCTCTATTACAAtagaagggttaaagaaaggttctttcaaCAAAGAGACTTGGTCTTGAAAAATATTGAGGCATCATGA
- the LOC141691314 gene encoding uncharacterized protein LOC141691314 produces MALEFGDPDLKGLKFPQDDALVITLIIGNCSVMRVLVDNGAFMDILFHDTFLRMDYNDFQLTPSDTPAYGFNQVEYQVEGAIQLPVTIGEEPRKATQMLNFQVVKAASTYNAIMGITGIHAFKAVPSTYHMVLKFPTGNDVREAKGDQKMAHSCYVATLRPDRTEGAGPPMKTWMSVGMKNFEGNQQRT; encoded by the coding sequence ATGGCGCTTGAGTTCGGTGACCCAGACCTTAaaggtttgaaatttcctcaggATGATGCTTTAGTTATCACACTAATTATTGGAAATTGTTCTGTCATGAGGGTCCTAGTGGACAATGGAGCTTTCATGGATATTCTTTTTCATGACACGTTCTTAAGGATGGACTATAATGATTTCCAACTGACTCCATCCGACACACCCGCCTACGGGTTTAATCAAGTGGAATACCAAGTCGAAGGAGCAATACAACTTCCCGTAACTATTGGGGAAGAGCCCAGGAAGGCCACGCAAATGTTAAACTTTCAGGTTGTTAAGGCAGCCTCTacctacaacgctatcatggggaTAACAGGAATCCATGCGTTCAAGGCCGTTCCCTCAACCTACCACATGGTGCTGAAGTTCCCGACTGGGAATGATGTTAGAGAGGCAAAGGGAGATCAGAAAATGGCCCACAGTTGCTATGTTGCAACACTTAGGCCCGATAGAACTGAGGGGGCAGGTCCTCCCATGAAGACATGGATGTCTGTGGGAATGAAGAACTTTGAGGGAAACCAGCAGAGGACTTAG